One window of Deinococcus fonticola genomic DNA carries:
- a CDS encoding tetratricopeptide repeat protein: MTDLTIRHCHAAKQALLDALERQDAEAIQSGFDSLLECTRQTRDADGLAKLLGEVGVQLSRLTELPEVFSYLLTVTTDPGEQASILHEWGTVAVRLGQHEDAETHLRRALSIRRELYGSDLHAEVGATLNSLGTLNYAAGRFPEAVELLNQVVVIHDALKLWNLKTAGVFVNLGNIEIYRSDFEAAETHFRRATAVWEAAGHPPIF, from the coding sequence ATGACTGACCTCACAATTAGACACTGTCATGCCGCCAAGCAGGCCTTGCTGGACGCCCTGGAACGTCAGGATGCCGAGGCCATTCAGTCCGGCTTCGATAGCCTGCTGGAGTGTACCCGGCAGACGAGGGACGCCGATGGTCTGGCAAAGCTCCTCGGCGAGGTCGGCGTTCAGCTGTCGCGCCTGACTGAACTTCCCGAGGTGTTTTCTTACCTGCTGACGGTGACCACCGACCCCGGCGAGCAGGCCAGCATCCTGCACGAGTGGGGGACGGTGGCCGTCAGGTTGGGACAGCATGAGGACGCCGAAACTCACCTGCGCCGGGCACTGTCCATCAGGCGGGAATTGTACGGCTCCGACCTTCATGCGGAAGTGGGCGCGACGCTCAATTCACTCGGCACCTTGAACTATGCCGCCGGACGCTTTCCTGAAGCAGTAGAACTCCTGAATCAAGTGGTCGTCATTCATGACGCCCTGAAACTGTGGAATCTCAAAACGGCTGGAGTGTTCGTCAACCTGGGCAACATCGAAATCTACCGATCTGATTTCGAGGCTGCCGAGACCCATTTCAGGCGGGCAACGGCGGTCTGGGAAGCAGCGGGACACCCCCCCATTTTCTGA